From Pseudomonas sp. CCI4.2, one genomic window encodes:
- the algB gene encoding sigma-54-dependent response regulator transcription factor AlgB, which yields MDTATDHQGRILLVDDESAILRTFRYCLEDEGYTVATASSAAQAETLLQRQVFDLCFLDLRLGEDNGLDVLAQMRIQAPWMRVVIVTAHSAVDTAVDAIQAGAADYLVKPCSPDQLRLATAKQLEVRQLSARLEALEGEVRKPKDGLDSHSPSMMAVLETARQVANTDANILILGESGTGKGELARAIHGWSKRAKKSCVTINCPSLTAELMESELFGHSRGAFTGASESTLGRVNQADAGTLFLDEIGDFPLTLQPKLLRFIQDKEYERVGDPVTRRADVRILAATNLNLEDMVRDGRFREDLLYRLNVITLHLPPLRERSEDILTLADRFLARFVKEYARPARGFSEEARSALLNYRWPGNIRELRNVIERASIICPQERVEISHLGMAEQPTNNAPRVGAAMSLDELEKAHIGAVLATSDTLDQAAKTLGIDASTLYRKRKQYNL from the coding sequence ATGGACACAGCCACTGATCATCAGGGCCGTATTCTTTTAGTGGATGACGAATCCGCGATCCTTCGCACCTTCCGCTATTGCCTGGAAGATGAGGGTTATACCGTCGCCACCGCTAGCAGCGCGGCCCAGGCAGAAACGCTGCTTCAGCGTCAGGTATTCGACCTCTGCTTTCTTGATTTACGCCTGGGTGAAGACAACGGCCTGGATGTGCTGGCACAAATGCGGATTCAAGCACCGTGGATGCGGGTCGTGATTGTGACGGCCCACTCGGCGGTTGATACGGCGGTGGACGCTATTCAGGCGGGCGCCGCCGATTATCTGGTCAAACCGTGTAGCCCTGATCAATTGCGCCTGGCCACTGCCAAGCAGTTGGAAGTTCGTCAGCTATCAGCTCGCCTTGAGGCGCTGGAAGGTGAAGTTCGCAAACCTAAAGATGGCCTGGACTCGCACAGTCCGTCGATGATGGCCGTTCTGGAAACTGCCCGTCAGGTGGCCAATACCGACGCCAACATCCTGATTCTCGGCGAATCCGGCACTGGAAAAGGCGAGTTGGCTCGAGCCATTCATGGCTGGAGTAAACGCGCCAAGAAATCCTGCGTCACGATCAACTGCCCGTCGCTGACAGCTGAGCTGATGGAAAGTGAGTTGTTTGGCCACAGCAGGGGGGCGTTTACCGGGGCTAGCGAAAGCACTCTTGGCCGCGTCAATCAAGCCGACGCAGGCACTTTGTTTCTGGATGAAATCGGCGATTTCCCGTTGACCTTGCAGCCAAAACTGCTGCGCTTCATTCAGGACAAGGAATATGAACGCGTTGGCGACCCTGTGACCCGCCGCGCCGACGTTCGTATTCTCGCCGCCACCAATCTGAATCTCGAAGACATGGTGCGCGATGGCCGTTTTCGCGAAGATCTGCTGTATCGCTTGAACGTCATCACCCTACATCTGCCGCCATTGCGCGAGCGCAGCGAAGACATCCTGACCCTGGCGGATCGTTTTCTGGCTCGCTTCGTCAAGGAATACGCGCGTCCCGCTCGCGGGTTCAGCGAAGAAGCTCGGTCCGCTCTGCTTAACTATCGATGGCCAGGCAACATTCGGGAACTGCGAAACGTTATCGAGCGCGCCAGCATCATTTGCCCGCAAGAGCGAGTCGAAATAAGTCATTTGGGGATGGCCGAGCAACCCACCAACAACGCACCCCGCGTCGGCGCGGCGATGAGCCTGGACGAGTTGGAAAAGGCCCACATTGGCGCCGTTCTCGCCACCAGTGACACCCTTGACCAAGCGGCGAAAACCTTGGGCATCGACGCTTCGACGCTTTATCGCAAACGCAAGCAATACAACTTATGA
- a CDS encoding KinB sensor domain-containing domain: MKFAMKLRTRLFLSISALMTVALLGLLLGLVSVMQMAKSQESLIQHNFISLDLSLKLRQNLGDQLILMLETPPDRQAIGQTQQEFRELLAQGVEHDAQDNVQNGFVQARADYQQFLGDFDQLQAQPATLHDNLMLTNSFKALRGTLISAHKQALDNISRTQNTARERALWVAGLLGLVGIAVLCIGFITAHGIARRFGAPIEALAKAADNIGQGNFEVTLPISSAAEMNLLTRRFGIMAQALRQHQATNIDELLAGQQRLQAVLDSIDDGLLMIDRQGRLEHLNPVAQRQLGWDENRLGQGLGEALQRPELDEQLYLTLRGANLERAPEDLAIEVDGESRLLTYSLTPVSHTKGNILGAVMVLHDVTEQRAFERVRAEFVLRASHELRTPVTGMHMAFGLFQERVHFAPESREADLLNTVNEEMQRLMQLINDLLNFSRYQNGLQKLSLAPCAIEDLLAHARERFNQQADDQNIVLLVEIQEPLPRLHADQAQLERVLDNLLDNALRHTPENGLIRLQARRHGERVIVSVEDNGEGIAYGQQGRIFEPFVQVGRKKGGAGLGLALCKEIVQLHGGRMGVYSRPGQGTQFYMALPL, encoded by the coding sequence ATGAAGTTCGCCATGAAGTTGCGTACTCGCCTGTTCCTGAGCATTTCGGCGCTGATGACCGTTGCGCTGTTGGGGCTGCTACTTGGGCTTGTCAGCGTCATGCAGATGGCCAAATCCCAAGAATCGCTGATTCAACACAACTTCATTTCCTTGGACCTGAGCCTGAAGCTACGTCAGAACTTGGGCGATCAATTGATTCTGATGCTCGAGACGCCGCCTGACCGGCAGGCCATTGGCCAAACGCAGCAAGAGTTCAGGGAACTGCTGGCCCAAGGCGTTGAACACGATGCGCAAGATAATGTGCAAAACGGCTTCGTCCAAGCCCGTGCCGATTATCAACAGTTCCTGGGGGACTTCGACCAGCTTCAAGCACAACCCGCCACGCTGCACGATAACCTCATGCTCACAAACAGCTTCAAGGCGTTGCGCGGCACATTGATCAGCGCGCATAAGCAGGCGCTGGACAATATTAGCCGGACACAAAACACCGCTCGGGAACGAGCACTCTGGGTGGCGGGCCTGTTGGGGTTGGTGGGTATAGCGGTGCTGTGTATTGGTTTTATTACTGCCCACGGTATCGCCCGACGTTTCGGCGCGCCCATCGAAGCGTTGGCCAAAGCCGCCGATAATATTGGCCAAGGCAACTTCGAGGTCACGCTACCGATCTCGTCGGCTGCGGAAATGAACCTGCTGACCCGGCGATTCGGAATCATGGCGCAAGCATTGCGCCAACATCAGGCAACCAACATCGACGAGCTGCTTGCAGGTCAGCAGCGATTGCAGGCCGTGCTGGACAGCATCGATGACGGCTTGCTGATGATCGACCGGCAAGGTCGCCTGGAGCACCTTAACCCGGTAGCCCAGCGCCAATTGGGTTGGGACGAAAACCGCCTCGGTCAGGGACTGGGCGAAGCCTTGCAGCGCCCGGAACTGGACGAACAGCTGTATCTGACCCTTCGTGGTGCCAACCTTGAACGGGCGCCTGAAGACTTGGCTATTGAGGTGGATGGTGAATCCAGGCTGTTGACCTACAGCCTGACACCCGTGAGCCATACCAAGGGAAATATCCTGGGTGCAGTGATGGTGTTGCACGACGTGACAGAACAGCGTGCGTTCGAGCGGGTCAGGGCCGAGTTTGTACTGCGCGCCTCCCACGAACTCCGAACCCCGGTGACCGGCATGCACATGGCGTTCGGCCTGTTTCAGGAACGCGTGCATTTTGCGCCAGAATCCCGCGAAGCGGACCTGCTCAATACGGTCAATGAAGAGATGCAGCGCTTGATGCAGTTGATCAACGACTTGCTGAACTTCTCCCGCTACCAGAATGGTTTGCAAAAACTAAGCTTGGCGCCCTGTGCCATTGAGGATTTGCTTGCCCACGCCCGCGAACGTTTCAATCAGCAAGCCGATGATCAAAACATTGTGCTGCTTGTAGAAATCCAGGAGCCCTTGCCACGCTTGCACGCTGACCAAGCGCAGCTGGAGCGGGTGCTGGATAACCTGCTGGATAATGCATTGCGTCACACCCCCGAGAACGGACTGATCCGGCTGCAGGCCAGACGCCATGGCGAACGGGTTATTGTCAGCGTCGAAGACAACGGGGAAGGCATCGCTTACGGGCAGCAAGGCCGGATATTTGAACCCTTCGTTCAAGTCGGGCGCAAAAAAGGTGGGGCAGGATTGGGCTTGGCATTGTGCAAGGAGATCGTGCAACTGCACGGCGGGCGGATGGGCGTCTATTCAAGACCGGGGCAGGGCACCCAGTTCTATATGGCGCTGCCGTTGTAG